From Deinococcus aquaticus, one genomic window encodes:
- the rpsI gene encoding 30S ribosomal protein S9 yields MAIQQPEQFYGTGRRKTAVARVFLRPGEGKIIVNGKEFQTYFRGLLRAVHALQAFRETGTAGRYDAVITVVGGGPTGQADAIKLGIARALLKVNPDFRTQLKPKGLLTRDPREVERKKYGLKKARRAPQFSKR; encoded by the coding sequence ATGGCGATTCAGCAACCTGAACAGTTCTACGGTACCGGCCGCCGCAAGACCGCCGTGGCCCGCGTGTTCCTCCGCCCTGGCGAAGGCAAGATCATCGTGAACGGCAAAGAGTTCCAGACCTACTTCCGTGGTCTGCTGCGCGCCGTGCACGCCCTCCAGGCGTTCCGTGAGACCGGCACTGCCGGCCGTTACGACGCCGTGATCACCGTTGTCGGCGGCGGCCCTACCGGTCAGGCCGACGCTATCAAACTGGGCATTGCCCGCGCGCTGCTGAAGGTCAACCCTGACTTCCGCACCCAGCTGAAGCCCAAGGGCCTGCTGACCCGCGATCCCCGTGAAGTCGAGCGTAAGAAGTACGGCCTGAAGAAGGCCCGCCGCGCTCCTCAGTTCAGCAAGCGCTGA
- the rplM gene encoding 50S ribosomal protein L13 gives MKTYIPKNDEQNWVVVDAANVPLGRLATLIASRIRGKHRPDFTPNMIQGDFVVVLNAEKVALTGNKLDGKVYTRYSGYQGGLKTETAREALKKHPERVIEHAVFGMLPKGRQGRAMHPRLKVYAGETHPHAAQKPQTLEVK, from the coding sequence GTGAAAACCTACATCCCCAAAAATGACGAGCAGAACTGGGTCGTTGTCGACGCAGCGAACGTGCCCCTGGGCCGCCTGGCGACGCTGATTGCGAGCCGCATTCGTGGTAAGCACCGCCCCGACTTCACGCCGAACATGATTCAGGGCGACTTCGTGGTCGTGCTGAACGCCGAGAAGGTCGCCCTGACCGGCAACAAACTCGACGGCAAGGTCTACACCCGTTACAGCGGCTACCAGGGCGGCCTGAAGACGGAAACCGCCCGTGAGGCGCTGAAGAAGCACCCCGAGCGCGTCATTGAGCACGCCGTGTTCGGCATGCTGCCCAAGGGCCGTCAGGGCCGCGCCATGCACCCCCGCCTGAAGGTGTACGCCGGCGAGACGCACCCCCACGCCGCCCAGAAACCCCAGACGCTCGAGGTCAAATAA